GTCGGCCGCGCCCCTCACCCCCTGGATGATCATGTCTACGCTCACGTCGGCGGCGCCGAGCGCGCCGAAGATCCTGCCCGCCACGCCGGGCCTGTCCGGCACGTCGTGAAGGTCGATGCGGGCGTGGTTCATGTCGAGGGCCACGCCCGTGACGGGTCTGTCGGCGATCATGCTCATCTGGCCCTCCTTGGGGCGCGGCAGGCTGGTGACGATGGTCCCCGGCGCGTTCCCGAACGACGACCGCACGTGCACGCGCACGCCGTAGCGCCGGGCGTACCAGACGCTGCGCGGGTGCAGCACCTTGGCGCCCTGGCTCGCCAGCTCGATCATCTCGTCGTAATCGACCGCCGCGAGCTTGGTCGCGCTCGTGAGCCGGTGCGGGTCGGTGGTGAAGACGCCGTCGGTGTCGGTGAAGATCTCGCACTCCGGCACCCCGAGGGCGGCCGCGAGCGCCACGGCCGTCGTGTCGGAGCCGCCACGCCCGAGGGTCGTGATGGCGCCGGCGGCGTCGGCGCCCTGGAAGCCCGCCACGACCACGACGTCGACGTCGGCGAGGGCCGCCAGGACCGGGCCAGGATCGACCTCGAGGATGCGCGCGGCGCCGTGGTGCGAATCGGTCAGGAAGCCCGCTTGCGCCCCCGTGCACGAGCGAGCGGCCACGCCGCGCTCCTGCAGGGCCATGGCCACCAGGGCGATGCTCTGCTGCTCGCCGGTGGCCAGCAACACGTCGAGCTCCCGTCGGCGCGGCCTGGCGGCGACCTCGCGCGCCATGCCGATCAGGCGGTCCGTCGTGCGGCCCATGGCCGACACGGTGACCACCACCTTCTCGCCCGCGGCCACCGCTCGCTCGATGCGTGTCGCCACCTTGCCGATCCTGTCGACGTCGCCCACGCTCGTGCCGCCGTACTTCTGCACCCGCACGGGCCAGCGCAGCTCCCTTGGCGACCTGGGCGGTGGGACGGCGGCGGGATCGGTGGCTGAGCGTTCCATATGGCGGTGGAGCTTACCGCGCACGGCGCACCACGCGCCAGGGGCGTCTCACCAGGCATAATCGAGGCATGAGCAACAGTGCCCCCGCAATCCGCGTTGCCGTCGTGGGAGCCGGACCGGCAGGCTTCTACGCCGCAGAGGCGCTCGTCAAGACGCTGGGCGACGCCGTGTCGGTCGACCTCGTCGAGCGTCTCCCGGCCCCATACGGCCTCGTGAGGTACGGGGTGGCCCCCGACCACGAGAAGATGAAGTCGGTCACGCGCCTCTACGACCGCACGCTGGCCGACCCGCGCGTGCGCTTCCTCGGCAACGTCGACTTCGGCCGCGACCTCACGCTCGAGGACCTGCGGCGCCACTACCACGCCGTGATCCTGGCGGTCGGCTCGGCCCACGACCGGCGCCTCGGCGTGCCGGGCGAGGACCTGCCCGGCAGCCTGTCCGCCACCGAGTTCGTGGCCTGGTACAACTCCCACCCCGACTACCGGGAGCTCGAGGTCCCCCTGGACGCCAAGACGGCCGTGGTGATCGGCGTCGGCAACGTGGCCATCGACGTCACCCGCGTGCTGGCCAAGACCGTGGCCGAGCTGAGCGCCACGGACATCGCCGACCACGCGCTGGACCACCTCGCCGGTTCGACGATCGAGGACATCGTGATCGTCGGTCGGCGCGGGCCGGCCGAGTCCAAGTTCACGACCAAGGAGCTCCGCGAGCTGGGGGAGCTGGCGAACGCCGACATCGTCGTGCGCGAGGAGGAGCTCCATCCCATCCCCGAGAGCCTCGCCGCCATCGAGGGCGACGTCAACGCCACCAAGAACCTCGAGGTGTTGCGCGCGTTCGCCAAGCAGGCGCCGACCGGCAAACCGCGCAGGGTGCACATCCGCTTCCTGCTCTCGCCGCTGGAGCTCCGCGGCAACGGTCGCGTCAGCAGCGTGGTCCTCGCGAAGAACAGGCTGGAGGCGCGACCGGACGGCTCGATAGCGGCCGTCGCGACCGGCGAGACGGAGGAGCTGGACGCGCAGCTCGTCTTCCGCTCGGTCGGCTACCGGGCCAAGCCACTGGCGGGCGTGCCGTTCGACGAGCGCCGCGCCGTCGTGCCCAACGACAGGGGTCGGGTCCTCGCCGGCGCCGGCGGCGCTCCCGTGCCGGGCCTGTACGTGGCGGGCTGGGTGAAGCGCGGCCCGAGCGGCGTGATCGGCACCAACAAGGCCTGCGCCATGGAGACCGTCGCGCGGCTGGTAGAGGACGAGCTACCCGAACCCGTCGACCCGCGGCCCGAGGCCGTGCTGGAGCTGTTGGCGGCGCGGGGCGTCAAGCCGTTCACGGCGCAGCAGTGGGCGCGCCTCGACGCGGTCGAGACGGCGGCGGGCGCAGCCAGCGGGCGACCGCGCGTCAAGCTGGCCGACGTGGGCGCCATGCTCGACGCCGCCGGTTAGGCCTTTAGGGGCCGGGCGGGACGGGAAACGGCCCGTTCCCGCAGGTGTTACTATGCTCGCGCAGCAACGCGCAACCAGCGCAATAGCGAGGTCTAGGACGTGTCGGATAGTCGTGCGGCGAGTTCGGTGGCGCCCCCTGCCGGGCCCGGCTCTGGCGGAGCGGGCAACGGGGCCGCTCCGCTACTCAGCATCCAGGGGTTGGTCAAGGACTTCGGCGGCCTGCGGGCCGTGAACCACTGCTCTTTCGACGTGAGGGCCGGCAGCATCACCGGCCTCATCGGGCCAAACGGCGCCGGCAAGACCACGCTCTTCAGCCTCGTGTCCGGGTTCTACGAACCGGACGAGGGGCGCGTGTACCTGGACGGCGAGGACGTGACGGGGCTGCCGTCTCACGAGATCTTCCGCAAGGGGCTGTCGCGCACCTTCCAGATCCCCAGGGAACACAAGAGCATGACGGTCACCGAGAACCTGATGCTGGTCCCCAAGGGGCAGATCGGCGAGCGGTTCTGGAACCCGATCGTCCGCCCCGGCGCCGTCAGGCAGCAGGAGCGGCGCTTGCGGGAGAAGGCGCGGGAGGTGCTCGCGTTCGTGGAGCTGAGTCACATGGCCGACCAGGCGGCGGGAGCCATGTCCGGCGGCCAGAAGAAGCTCCTCGAGCTCGCCCGCACCCTGATGGCCGACCCGAAGATCGTGCTGTTGGACGAGCCCGGCGCCGGGGTGAACCCGACGCTCATGGGGAAGATCCGGGAGAAGATCGAGCTCCTCAACCGCGACCGCGGCATAACGTTCCTGCTCATCGAGCACGACATGCCGCTCGTGATGGGCCTCTGCGACCCCGTCGTCGTCATGAACCAGGGGAGCAAGCTGGTCGAGGGCCCGCCGGCGGTCGTCCGCACCGACCCGCGCGTGCTCGAGGCCTACCTTGGAGGGCAGTATGCCGCTCTTGACGGTTGAGGGCGCCGTCTCCGGTTACGGGGAGATGCAGGTCCTCAACGGCGTGAGCCTCGAGGTCGGCCAGACCGAGATCGTCTCCATCGTCGGACCGAACGGGGCCGGCAAGTCCACGGTCATGAAGCTCGTGTTCGGGCTGCTCAAGCCGTGGCAGGGCACGGTGACCTTCGGCGGGCACGACATCTCGGGCATGGCGCCCGAGAAGCTCGTGCGCCTCGGGCTCTCCTACGTCCCGCAGGTCGACAACGTCTTCCCCAACCTGACCGTCGAGGAGAACCTCGAGATGGGCGGCTTCACTCGCGAGGGGTCGCTAGCCGAACAGAAGGAGCGCGTGTATGAGTTGTTCCCGCGACTCGCGGAGCGGCGCCGGCAGCGCGCCGGCAAGATGTCCGGCGGCGAGCGCCAGATGGTGGCCATGGGTCGCGCCCTGATGCTCGACCCCAAGCTGCTGATGCTAGACGAGCCGTCGGCAGGGCTGGCGCCGCTCCTCGTCGACATGATCTTCGAACGGATCGTCGACATCAACGCGTCGGGCGTGGCCGTGCTGATGGTGGAGCAGAACGCCAAGAAGTCGCTGGCCCTCGCGGACCGCGGCTACGTGCTCGCCACCGGCCAGAACCAGGTCGACGGTCCCGGCAAGCGGCTGCTCGACGACCCAGAGGTCGCGCGCCTCTACCTGGGAGGCTGACGGTGGTCGGAAGCAGTGAGGCCATGAAGCTGAGGCCCGGCGAGCGGTTGCGTCACCTTGCCACGAGCCGACCGGCCATGATCGCGGCGCTGATCGTATTGTTCCTCCTCCTCGTCGTCGCCGCCCAGCTCAAGGGCGTCAGCGCGAACATGCTCCTCTCCCTGCTGGTGCGGGGCGTGCTGCTCGGCGGCACCTTGGCGCTCGGCGCCGTGGGCGTGACGCTCGTCTACGCCGTCCTCAAGATGGCCAACTTCGCCCACGGCGACACCATGACCGTCGGCGCCTACGTCGGGCTGTTCGTGATGGCCCTCCTGCCCGCCGGGCCGCCGTTGGCGCCGTTCTCGTTCGGTTACGAGTTCCTCGTGGCCCTCGCCGTCGTCGTCCCCCTCGTCGGGCTCCTCGCCTACGGGCTCGACAGGCTGGCGTTCCGACCCCTGCGCGCCAGGCGGGCGCAGCCTGTCATGTTCGCGATGGCAGCGCTCGGCCTGGCGTTCGGCCTGCGGAGCCTCGTCTACCTGTTCTGGGGCGCCGACTTCACGTTCTTCTACACGGGCAGGGCGCGCAAGGCCGTCGAGCTGTTCGCGGGCGTGCGGGTGCGACCCGACCAGCTCTTCATCCTCGGCCTCGCCTTCGTGCTGATCGTGGGCGTCTACCTGCTGCTGGAGCGCACCAAGATCGGCAAGGCCATGCGCGCCACCGCGGACAACCCCGACCTGGCGCGCGTGAGCGGCATCGACACGAACCGGGTGATCCTGTGGACCTGGCTCGTCGGCGGCGGCCTGGCCGCGGCCGGCGGGATGCTCTACGCCCTCGACGTGCAGCTCAGACCGGAGATGGGGTGGTGGCTCCTCCTCCCCCTGTTCGCCGCGGTGATCCTCGGCACCCTCGGAAACGCCTACGGCGCGCTCGCCGGCGCCTTCGTCATCGGCATCGTGTGGCAGATGAGCAGCGCGTTCATCAACCCGACCTACGGTCACGGCATCGCCTTCTTGGTGATGGTGCTGGTGCTGCTGGTGAGGCCGGAGGGCCTGTTCGGGAGGCCGAGGTAGCATGGCTCCCCTCCCGCTCCTCAAGGGCATCCTCCTCACCGTGCCGCTCTGGCTCCTCCTGGCCAGCGTGCTGCGCATCAGGCCGGCGCTCCTCAGGCATCTGGTCGCGGTGACGGTCGGTTTCGGCGTCGCGACGCTCGCGAGCTACCTGATCCCGGCCGGGATCCTCTCCTACCTGATCACGTTCATCCTCATGGCCAGCATCTACGCCGTGCTGGCGCTCGGGCTCAACGTGCAGTGGGGTTACACGGGGCTCTTCAACATCGGCGTGGCAGCGTTCTTCGCCGTCGGGGCGTTCACGGCCGCCCTCGTCACCACGCGGCTGCCCACCGGCGTCAACGCCACCTTCACCAAGCAGCTCCTCGGTCTTGGCCTCCCGTACTGGGTGGGCCTGATTGCCGCCGGCCTGGTGGCGGGCCTCCTGGCGTGGCTCGTCGGCAAGCCCACGCTGCGGCTGCGCGGCGATTACCTCGCCATCGCGACCATCGGCATCGCCGAGATCGTGCGCCTGGTGTTCCAGAACGAGCGCTGGCTCGCCAACGGCCCGCAGCCGCTGCGCGGCATCCCGCAGCCGCTATCGTGCCTCGCGGCCGACGGCTGCTCCTGGCTGCCAGGCTTCGTGAACGAGTTCTTCGGGGCGTTGACGCCCCGCGACTACCCCACCCTCTACGTCGCCATCGTCGCCCTGGTCCTGTTCTTCGTCTACCGGGTGTTGGAGCGCGCCATCCGCTCGCCCTGGGGCCGTGTCCTTCGGGCGGTGCGGGAGGAGGAGGCCTCCGCCGCCATGAGCGGCAAGGACGTGGCCGCGTTCCGCATGCAGGCGTTCGTGGTCGGGTCGGTCATCATGGGCATCGGCGGTGCCCTGTACGCCCACTACGTGGTGTCCATCGACTACGGGCACTTCGACCCCCTCTACGGGACCTTCTTGATCTGGGTGATGCTGATGCTGGGCGGCAGCGGCAACAACAGGGGGGC
This genomic stretch from Trueperaceae bacterium harbors:
- a CDS encoding aspartate kinase, which translates into the protein MERSATDPAAVPPPRSPRELRWPVRVQKYGGTSVGDVDRIGKVATRIERAVAAGEKVVVTVSAMGRTTDRLIGMAREVAARPRRRELDVLLATGEQQSIALVAMALQERGVAARSCTGAQAGFLTDSHHGAARILEVDPGPVLAALADVDVVVVAGFQGADAAGAITTLGRGGSDTTAVALAAALGVPECEIFTDTDGVFTTDPHRLTSATKLAAVDYDEMIELASQGAKVLHPRSVWYARRYGVRVHVRSSFGNAPGTIVTSLPRPKEGQMSMIADRPVTGVALDMNHARIDLHDVPDRPGVAGRIFGALGAADVSVDMIIQGVRGAADSRQQMAFIVGKGVVADALDALRPVLAEMGARAEVDTEVAKLSIVGIAIGSTPGVAGRMFDAVAAVNANIDMITTSEVRISVLIPAEHAQAALEAVHTAFGLDAAAGTTSSD
- a CDS encoding FAD-dependent oxidoreductase, translating into MSNSAPAIRVAVVGAGPAGFYAAEALVKTLGDAVSVDLVERLPAPYGLVRYGVAPDHEKMKSVTRLYDRTLADPRVRFLGNVDFGRDLTLEDLRRHYHAVILAVGSAHDRRLGVPGEDLPGSLSATEFVAWYNSHPDYRELEVPLDAKTAVVIGVGNVAIDVTRVLAKTVAELSATDIADHALDHLAGSTIEDIVIVGRRGPAESKFTTKELRELGELANADIVVREEELHPIPESLAAIEGDVNATKNLEVLRAFAKQAPTGKPRRVHIRFLLSPLELRGNGRVSSVVLAKNRLEARPDGSIAAVATGETEELDAQLVFRSVGYRAKPLAGVPFDERRAVVPNDRGRVLAGAGGAPVPGLYVAGWVKRGPSGVIGTNKACAMETVARLVEDELPEPVDPRPEAVLELLAARGVKPFTAQQWARLDAVETAAGAASGRPRVKLADVGAMLDAAG
- a CDS encoding ABC transporter ATP-binding protein is translated as MAPPAGPGSGGAGNGAAPLLSIQGLVKDFGGLRAVNHCSFDVRAGSITGLIGPNGAGKTTLFSLVSGFYEPDEGRVYLDGEDVTGLPSHEIFRKGLSRTFQIPREHKSMTVTENLMLVPKGQIGERFWNPIVRPGAVRQQERRLREKAREVLAFVELSHMADQAAGAMSGGQKKLLELARTLMADPKIVLLDEPGAGVNPTLMGKIREKIELLNRDRGITFLLIEHDMPLVMGLCDPVVVMNQGSKLVEGPPAVVRTDPRVLEAYLGGQYAALDG
- a CDS encoding ABC transporter ATP-binding protein — protein: MPLLTVEGAVSGYGEMQVLNGVSLEVGQTEIVSIVGPNGAGKSTVMKLVFGLLKPWQGTVTFGGHDISGMAPEKLVRLGLSYVPQVDNVFPNLTVEENLEMGGFTREGSLAEQKERVYELFPRLAERRRQRAGKMSGGERQMVAMGRALMLDPKLLMLDEPSAGLAPLLVDMIFERIVDINASGVAVLMVEQNAKKSLALADRGYVLATGQNQVDGPGKRLLDDPEVARLYLGG
- a CDS encoding branched-chain amino acid ABC transporter permease, whose translation is MVGSSEAMKLRPGERLRHLATSRPAMIAALIVLFLLLVVAAQLKGVSANMLLSLLVRGVLLGGTLALGAVGVTLVYAVLKMANFAHGDTMTVGAYVGLFVMALLPAGPPLAPFSFGYEFLVALAVVVPLVGLLAYGLDRLAFRPLRARRAQPVMFAMAALGLAFGLRSLVYLFWGADFTFFYTGRARKAVELFAGVRVRPDQLFILGLAFVLIVGVYLLLERTKIGKAMRATADNPDLARVSGIDTNRVILWTWLVGGGLAAAGGMLYALDVQLRPEMGWWLLLPLFAAVILGTLGNAYGALAGAFVIGIVWQMSSAFINPTYGHGIAFLVMVLVLLVRPEGLFGRPR
- a CDS encoding branched-chain amino acid ABC transporter permease; translation: MIPAGILSYLITFILMASIYAVLALGLNVQWGYTGLFNIGVAAFFAVGAFTAALVTTRLPTGVNATFTKQLLGLGLPYWVGLIAAGLVAGLLAWLVGKPTLRLRGDYLAIATIGIAEIVRLVFQNERWLANGPQPLRGIPQPLSCLAADGCSWLPGFVNEFFGALTPRDYPTLYVAIVALVLFFVYRVLERAIRSPWGRVLRAVREEEASAAMSGKDVAAFRMQAFVVGSVIMGIGGALYAHYVVSIDYGHFDPLYGTFLIWVMLMLGGSGNNRGAILGAFVVWGIWSGTSFAVDALRPTLAAISPELPQRGPYLRLLFISILMLVIVLYRPSGILPEERVVSLDRDLG